The following coding sequences lie in one Gadus macrocephalus chromosome 1, ASM3116895v1 genomic window:
- the abtb1 gene encoding ankyrin repeat and BTB/POZ domain-containing protein 1, whose translation MDGYELFSSCKKGDISRVRYLVEERDVDINLRDKWDCTPLYCACLCGHEELVQYLLAHGAKCEANTFDGERCVYGSLKDSIRRLLKEHKCITAKTMQREYFDYFLHMILEQGQHSDVKFMIHGEIFLAHRCVLSARSEYFTTMFETKWKGKNLITLKHPLINPAAFGALLQYIYTGRMDINVSFIEDCRLLAKQCKMDDLTEDLQHKCKQVYDYVSNKPGICVKVLTLGPHSDRLQEHMLQLAVGALPAELRVGCGQLPFIITDDYPTYPDIAFKVEGYNFLCHKAFFCGRSDYFKAMLEDHFSEGEILTSQPNVPVLTLHNISYEVFICLLYYIYGDDTELFPDNVLDMLYMADMYLLPGLKRLCGAALAKTVCEDNVLEIWKTAKLFSLSRLEDQCKELMAKIIEKLVNSAEFAEMIQEDARSVVDRQDMDSIPLVDDIRYHITTNVQTYSAIEEANQKLQVLEQLLVSIGLEC comes from the exons ATGGACGGATACGAGTTATTTTCCAGCTGCAAGAAGGGGGACATTTCTAGAGTCAG GTATCTTGTTGAAGAACGAGACGTGGACATTAATTTGAGGGATAAATGGGACTGCACCCCACT GTATTGTGCTTGCCTCTGTGGTCATGAAGAACTTGTCCAGTACCTGTTGGCTCATG GTGCCAAATGCGAAGCCAACACATTCGatggagagaggtgtgtgtacGGCTCCCTGAAAGACTCTATTCGACGTCTGCTCAAAGAACACAAGTGCATTACTGCCAAAACAATGCAACGGGAATACTTTGACTACTTCCTGCACAT GATACTTGAGCAGGGACAGCACAGTGATGTAAAGTTCATGATCCATGGCGAGATATTCCTGGCTCACCGCTGTGTTCTCAGTGCACGATCCGAGTACTTCACGACAATGTTTGAAACCAAGTGGAAAGGAAAGAACTTGATCACACTCAAACACCCTTTG ATAAACCCTGCAGCTTTTGGAGCGCTCCTGCAGTATATCTACACAG GACGCATGGACATCAACGTAAGCTTTATTGAAGACTGCAGACTGCTGGCTAAACAGTGTAAAATGGATGACCTTACAGAGGACCTTCAGCATAAATGTAAACAGGTGTATGATTATG TTTCCAATAAACCTGGAATCTGTGTGAAGGTGCTTACCCTTGGACCTCACAGCGATCGGCTGCAGGAACATATGCTGCAGCTGGCAGTGGGTGCCCTGCCTGCAGAATTAAGA GTTGGATGTGGTCAGCTTCCTTTTATCATAACCGATGACTACCCCACTTACCCGGACATTGCCTTCAAAGTGGAAGGGTACAATTTCTTATGTCACAAG GCATTTTTCTGCGGACGTAGCGACTACTTTAAAGCTATGTTGGAGGACCATTTCAGTGAGGGAGAAATACTGACCTCCCAGCCCAACGTCCCAGTGCTCACGCTCCACAACATCTCCTACGAAGTGTTTATCTGCCTCCTTTACTACATCTACGGTGATGATACTGAG TTATTCCCCGACAACGTGCTGGACATGTTGTACATGGCCGACATGTATCTGCTCCCAGGCCTGAAGCGCCTGTGTGGAGCCGCGCTGGCTAAGACTGTATGTGAGGACAATGTTCTGGAGATCTGGAAGACGGCCAAGCTCTTCAGCCTTTCGCGCCTGGAGGACCAGTGCAAAGAGCTGATGGCCAAGATCATAGAGAAG CTTGTGAACAGTGCTGAGTTTGCAGAGATGATCCAAGAGGATGCTAGGTCTGTAGTGGATCGCCAGGATATGGACTCCATCCCTCTGGTGGACGACATCCGCTACCACATCACCACTAACGTCCAGACGTACAGTGCCATCGAGGAGGCCAACCAGAAACTGCAAGTGCTGGAGCAGCTACTGGTCAGCATCGGACTCGAGTGTTAA